The Solanum lycopersicum chromosome 9, SLM_r2.1 genome window below encodes:
- the LOC101265474 gene encoding histone-lysine N-methyltransferase ASHH1-like — protein sequence MLALVAAAMAGTCDLDNFTISLRFPSSYSIRFQKCEYAKSKLFRTEGRGWGLSADENIKAGQFIMEYCGEVLSSEAAKKRCLAYEAHKIKDAYIMSLNANYFIDATKKGSLARFINHSCQPNCETRKWIVLGETRVGIFAKRDISVGMELSYNYNFEWYGGAPVHCLCGAANCSLFLGAKSQGSRECSTVLEEGNNRHIVENLPLYDDESSPVISGTSGGNEHTKILNDGEGSTFQLEPTNSATKKKYQHKPKLKVTYLILTFIPCTFTVLYSSVDCVSLILNSD from the exons ATGCTAGCTTTAGTGGCTGCTGCAATGGCTGGAACCTGTGACCTAGACAATTTTACCATTTCTCTGAGGTTCCCATCCAGTTATTCCatt AGATTCCAGAAATGTGAATATGCAAAATCTAAGTTGTTCAGGACTGAAGGGCGTGGTTGGGGTCTTTCAGCTGATGAGAATATAAAG GCTGGACAGTTCATCATGGAATACTGTGGAGAAGTGCTATCATCTGAAGCAGCAAAGAAAAGGTGTCTGGCTTATGAAGCTCATA AAATCAAGGACGCATACATCATGTCACTGAACGCGAATTATTTCATTGATGCTACCAAGAAGGGAAGTCTAGCAAGATTCATTAATCATTCATG CCAACCAAATTGTGAAACAAGGAAATGGATAGTGTTAGGGGAAACAAGGGTAGGAATATTTGCAAAGAGAGATATATCCGTTGGAATGGAGCTTTCATATAACTATAACTTTGAGTGGTATGGTGGTGCACCTGTTCATTGTCTGTGTGGAGCTGCAAACTGTTCTCTTTTTTTGGGTGCCAAATCTCAAGGATCTAGG GAGTGTAGCACTGTCTTGGAAGAAGGGAATAACAG ACATATCGTAGAGAATCTTCCACTTTATGATGATGAATCTTCTCCAGTGATCTCTGGAACTAGTGGAGGAAATGAGCACACAAAGATATTGAATGACGGTGAGGGGTCTACGTTCCAGTTGGAACCAACTAATAGCGCAACCAAAAAGAAGTATCAGCACAAACCCAAGTTGAAGGTCACATATCTCATTCTTACTTTTATTCCATGTACTTTCACAGTATTGTATTCTTCAGTTGATTGTGTTTCTTTGATCCTTAACAGCGATTAA